Genomic window (Caldisericaceae bacterium):
AATTATTTGGAGGTGAAAGATGACTGTAGCGGAGAATTTAGGAAGTTTAGAGATTGAGTTTACATCTGGAACAACTACAAGAAGAGAGATCATTAGGAACATTAGAGCCACTGCAACCGACCAAGACCTTTATGACATAGCTGTTGCAATTGCTAACTTTTAGTTGACCCAGTTGCTGATATAAGGCGAGTATCAACTAAGAATTATTCTGCATAAGGAGGTGAATAACATATGGCAAATACAACTGTGAAAGTATTGAGGTTAGTTTTTGGAAAAGAAACTTCACACCAAATTGCTTATAACACTAATAATGACGCTTGATACTTTCTAAAAAAAGTTTTCTGCCTAATTGTGCTACTTTCATGGTCTTACTTTTGTTTACTACCTGCACTTTTTTATTTTATTAACTTTAATCGATATTTCAAAATTTTTTGGAGTTTGCAAGTACTTTTAAGAGTTATTAGATTTCAAAATTTTAAGAAATTATTAATTAAGCTGGGTTAAAAAATTATTCAATTGCAGTGGTTTTGAATTGGTAAGAAATTACAGAAAGATGGTATTAAAAATCATCCGAAGATTTTTCTTTAGGTAAAAGTGATTTCGTATATAATTTAGATAGGTAACTAAATTACTTAGGCAAGATGGCGTAAATGATGCAACATGCATTAAAGAATAAGGAGGAGTTAAATGAAAATCAAAATCATAAAAGGGGTTATAGCTTTATTTGTAATTATTTCCGCAATTGTTGTAGCGTGGAGTTTCTTTACCAAAATAACTTCTACTCCTATCTTAGTAAAAACAAATGAAAGCTTTTTAAAAATAGACGAAAAAGGTAAAGTTACAGAACTTTCTCATATAAGTAACAAGGAGTTCATACAGGGAATTGGGTTTTATAAAGATAGTTTTATTTATACTTCACGTCCATCAGAGAACCTCCCAACCACTTCGATTTGGAGCCTTAATACAAAAACACATGAATTGACAGAACTTACAAAAGGGC
Coding sequences:
- a CDS encoding DUF1659 domain-containing protein; translated protein: MTVAENLGSLEIEFTSGTTTRREIIRNIRATATDQDLYDIAVAIANF